The Nocardioides panzhihuensis genome has a segment encoding these proteins:
- a CDS encoding MCE family protein: protein MRFLSQHFRERNQVQVGLVGAVAVILLTTFALNIGTLRSALLGADHTAQFAESGGLRPGDDVRVSGLTVGSVDKVEIVAEHVEIAFTLDEVEVGSRSKAAIKSDNALGRRYLAVTPAGAGNADVIPLARTTSPYGVTDALSDLTETTGEIDVDQLAASLDSVSSVLEATPRSLRSTVNGVGRLSASIAERDQQLQELFARAANVSDVLAERNAEITALMSDSAAFFAELQARRHQVHQLLVNTTAAATQIRGLIKDNEDTLGSTLRELDGVIKLLERNKASLEYGLKHLGGFIRSLGEAVGGGPFFYAYLQNLVPADLAPVIPELVSAKGEKP from the coding sequence ATGCGTTTTCTGAGCCAGCACTTCCGCGAGCGCAACCAGGTTCAGGTCGGCCTGGTCGGCGCTGTCGCCGTCATCCTGCTCACCACCTTCGCGCTCAACATCGGCACCCTGCGCTCGGCGCTGCTGGGAGCCGACCACACCGCCCAGTTCGCCGAGTCCGGAGGGCTGCGGCCCGGTGATGACGTACGCGTGTCCGGACTGACGGTCGGCAGCGTCGACAAGGTCGAGATCGTGGCCGAGCACGTGGAGATCGCCTTCACGCTGGACGAGGTCGAGGTCGGCTCCCGGTCGAAGGCGGCGATCAAGAGCGACAACGCACTGGGCCGTAGGTACCTGGCGGTGACACCTGCCGGGGCGGGCAACGCCGACGTGATCCCGCTGGCCCGCACGACCTCGCCGTACGGCGTCACCGACGCCCTCTCCGACCTGACCGAGACCACGGGCGAGATCGACGTCGACCAGCTCGCCGCCTCCCTCGACTCGGTCTCGTCCGTGCTCGAGGCGACACCTCGGAGCCTGCGCTCCACCGTCAACGGGGTCGGACGCCTCTCGGCCTCCATCGCCGAACGCGACCAGCAGCTCCAAGAGCTCTTCGCCCGCGCGGCGAACGTCTCCGACGTGCTGGCCGAGCGCAACGCCGAGATCACGGCGCTGATGTCTGACAGCGCGGCCTTCTTCGCCGAGCTGCAGGCGCGCCGCCACCAGGTGCACCAGCTGCTGGTCAACACCACTGCGGCAGCCACGCAGATCCGGGGCCTGATCAAGGACAACGAGGACACCCTCGGGTCCACGCTGCGCGAGCTGGACGGAGTGATCAAGCTGCTGGAGCGCAACAAGGCGAGCCTCGAGTACGGCCTGAAGCATCTGGGCGGCTTCATCCGTTCCCTGGGCGAGGCGGTGGGCGGCGGACCGTTCTTCTACGCCTATCTGCAGAACCTGGTCCCCGCCGACCTGGCACCTGTCATCCCCGAGCTGGTCTCGGCGAAGGGGGAGAAGCCATGA
- a CDS encoding MCE family protein, with protein sequence MTRLSRNAVYVVLAALALGAAVFAGISVASPDTQRFTLHFAEVKGLYVGDSVDVLGVSVGRVTEIDAGPERVRVEVEVSGDRPIPADAKAVLVAPSLVSVRHVALAPVYGGGPKLADGATIPLSRTAVPVEWDEIKEQLVRLSDALGPEGANKDGSLSRFLDSSAGSLKGQGAEIGQTLEQLSEALSTLADSKGDIFATVRNLNTFVAALESSDDQVRAFNDQLAGAADLLADNRSELATALASIEAVFKDLTRFVEAHRTDLTSTVTGLRKTTKLLADNRQNLADILQVAPTTVSNFYNIYDPVVPAVTGSLVAQNMDSPAMFLCSAVYSLGHSPETCANLLAPVAKYLRVEQPPVGLSVLENNRPGGQVPGPQAPGKQGDTP encoded by the coding sequence ATGACCCGCCTGTCGCGAAACGCGGTCTACGTGGTCCTGGCAGCACTGGCATTGGGTGCTGCCGTCTTCGCCGGGATCAGCGTCGCCTCGCCAGACACCCAGCGCTTCACCCTCCACTTCGCCGAGGTCAAAGGCCTCTACGTCGGCGACAGCGTCGACGTGCTCGGGGTGAGCGTCGGCCGGGTGACCGAGATCGACGCCGGCCCCGAGCGCGTACGCGTGGAGGTGGAGGTCTCCGGCGACCGGCCGATTCCGGCCGACGCGAAGGCGGTCCTGGTCGCACCGTCACTGGTCTCGGTGCGGCACGTTGCGCTCGCTCCGGTCTACGGCGGCGGGCCGAAGCTGGCGGACGGCGCGACGATCCCGCTCTCGCGTACCGCCGTTCCGGTGGAGTGGGACGAGATCAAGGAGCAGCTGGTCCGGCTCAGCGACGCGCTGGGGCCTGAGGGCGCCAACAAGGACGGCTCGCTCTCGCGGTTCCTGGACTCTTCGGCAGGCAGCCTGAAGGGTCAGGGCGCTGAGATCGGGCAGACCTTGGAGCAGCTCTCCGAGGCACTGAGCACCCTGGCCGACTCCAAGGGCGACATCTTCGCGACGGTTCGCAACCTGAACACCTTCGTCGCGGCCCTCGAATCCAGCGACGACCAGGTGCGCGCCTTCAACGACCAGCTCGCCGGTGCTGCCGACCTGCTCGCCGACAACCGCAGCGAGCTCGCCACCGCGCTGGCCTCGATCGAGGCGGTCTTCAAGGACCTCACCCGCTTCGTCGAGGCCCATCGCACCGACCTGACCTCGACGGTCACCGGGCTACGCAAGACCACCAAGCTGCTGGCCGACAACCGGCAGAACCTGGCCGACATCCTCCAGGTCGCGCCGACCACCGTGTCGAACTTCTACAACATCTACGACCCCGTCGTGCCTGCGGTGACCGGGTCACTGGTCGCCCAGAACATGGACTCGCCGGCGATGTTCCTGTGCTCGGCGGTCTACTCGCTGGGGCATTCGCCGGAGACGTGCGCGAACCTGCTGGCGCCGGTCGCGAAGTATCTCCGCGTCGAGCAGCCGCCGGTCGGGCTCAGCGTCCTGGAGAACAACCGACCTGGCGGCCAGGTCCCCGGACCGCAGGCTCCTGGGAAGCAGGGGGATACGCCATGA